The proteins below are encoded in one region of Macrococcus armenti:
- a CDS encoding transposase — MAKYDLEFKLKIVIEYINGTGGFSVVGKRNGISRSMVRDWYRAYSAFGIEGLERKRSKNKYSLEDKIVILRWMKENNASLSITSTKFRINNPSLISSWVNAYNKHGIDGLSEKKKGSPSMKKKKINNSNSDYVKKIEHENELLRAELAYIKKLKASGISIPNRLLKSNQESLKSSEKISN, encoded by the coding sequence TTGGCTAAATATGATTTGGAATTCAAGCTGAAAATCGTAATTGAATATATTAATGGCACAGGTGGATTCAGTGTTGTTGGTAAGCGTAATGGTATAAGTCGCTCTATGGTTAGAGATTGGTATAGAGCATATAGTGCCTTCGGCATTGAAGGGTTAGAAAGAAAAAGAAGTAAGAATAAATACAGTTTAGAGGATAAGATTGTTATACTGAGATGGATGAAAGAGAATAATGCTTCATTAAGTATTACTTCAACCAAATTCCGTATTAATAATCCATCTCTTATATCTTCTTGGGTGAATGCTTATAATAAGCATGGTATTGATGGATTGTCTGAAAAGAAGAAAGGAAGTCCATCTATGAAGAAGAAAAAAATTAATAATAGTAATAGTGACTATGTGAAAAAAATTGAACATGAAAATGAACTTTTAAGAGCTGAACTTGCCTATATAAAAAAGTTGAAAGCTTCAGGGATAAGTATACCGAACCGACTGCTAAAATCGAATCAAGAGTCATTAAAGAGCTCCGAAAAGATTTCAAATTAA
- a CDS encoding NUDIX domain-containing protein has protein sequence MKRDKVWLGVSGLIINEAGEWLVVAKQYGGMKGMWSFPAGFVENGETADQAVVSEIFEETGISGQVEGVIGVRTGVINDIISDNMIIFRVGADEMMIKVDIPNEEIKDAKFIAPESLYHDKNCSPMVRALIEELPQPLRLRSTTSPGAQFNYSHYHLFL, from the coding sequence ATGAAACGAGACAAAGTATGGCTAGGTGTAAGTGGACTCATCATTAATGAAGCTGGCGAGTGGCTAGTTGTTGCTAAACAGTATGGTGGCATGAAAGGTATGTGGAGTTTTCCCGCTGGTTTCGTAGAGAATGGAGAAACAGCAGATCAGGCTGTTGTAAGTGAAATCTTCGAGGAAACTGGTATATCCGGTCAAGTTGAAGGTGTCATTGGTGTGAGAACGGGTGTTATTAATGATATTATTTCGGATAATATGATTATTTTTCGCGTTGGTGCTGATGAAATGATGATTAAAGTTGATATTCCGAATGAAGAAATAAAGGATGCTAAGTTTATAGCACCGGAATCACTTTATCATGACAAAAACTGCAGCCCAATGGTAAGGGCATTAATCGAGGAACTGCCACAACCACTACGTTTAAGAAGTACGACATCACCCGGCGCACAATTTAATTATTCGCACTATCATTTATTTTTATAG
- a CDS encoding YuiB family protein, translating into MTALLQLIISTVLFFVLFFGIAFILNMLLKSTWIMTVLYPFVVFAIVDRISTADYILKPKFAFSQLVRGLTHMMPADIIMLSGGLVGAITAGFVIRNLRRSGYTMF; encoded by the coding sequence GTGACAGCATTACTACAATTGATTATTTCAACAGTGTTGTTTTTTGTATTATTTTTCGGTATTGCATTTATTTTAAATATGTTACTAAAGTCGACATGGATAATGACGGTGCTTTACCCATTCGTAGTATTTGCAATTGTTGATAGAATTTCAACTGCAGATTATATATTAAAGCCTAAATTTGCATTCAGCCAGCTCGTTCGTGGTTTAACACATATGATGCCAGCAGATATTATCATGTTATCTGGTGGATTAGTTGGTGCGATTACTGCAGGCTTTGTTATACGTAATTTACGTCGTAGCGGTTACACGATGTTTTAG
- a CDS encoding HesB/IscA family protein, with protein MSTVILTEAAAYEVKSMMEKNGMPDGYLKISVKGGGCTGLSYGMSAEEAPAENDEILEYYGVKVLVDKTDAPILNGTTIDFKQSLMGGGFAIENPNAIASCGCGSSFRTKDVAGTPENC; from the coding sequence ATGTCTACAGTAATTTTGACAGAAGCAGCAGCATATGAAGTGAAATCAATGATGGAAAAAAACGGCATGCCGGATGGATACTTAAAGATTTCAGTAAAAGGTGGAGGCTGTACCGGATTATCATACGGTATGAGCGCAGAAGAAGCACCAGCAGAAAATGATGAAATTCTGGAGTATTATGGTGTGAAAGTTTTAGTTGATAAAACAGATGCTCCGATTTTAAATGGCACTACAATTGATTTCAAGCAGTCATTGATGGGTGGCGGCTTTGCAATAGAAAATCCAAACGCGATTGCATCTTGTGGTTGTGGTAGTTCATTCAGAACGAAAGATGTTGCAGGAACACCTGAAAACTGTTAA
- a CDS encoding Na+/H+ antiporter subunit E: MAIQLIIHIGLMIMWVIMTGSASLGNLILGYLFGLCAIYVMRPFLPGGFYLIPFLKVLRLFTIFIIELFKANIGVLKIVMAPKINIKPAFFTYETDLRKDWEISLLSLLITLTPGTVVVAVSDDKSKLYIHSIDFSDIESECASIKHSFEKAIKEIGIQ, translated from the coding sequence ATGGCGATACAATTAATTATTCACATCGGTCTTATGATTATGTGGGTTATTATGACTGGTTCTGCATCACTCGGTAACTTAATTCTTGGATATTTATTTGGACTATGTGCAATTTATGTCATGCGCCCATTTTTACCTGGTGGCTTTTACTTAATTCCTTTTTTAAAAGTACTACGATTATTTACGATATTTATTATCGAACTGTTTAAAGCAAATATCGGCGTACTAAAGATTGTAATGGCACCTAAAATTAATATTAAACCGGCATTTTTCACGTATGAAACAGATTTAAGAAAAGACTGGGAAATTAGTTTACTATCACTTTTAATTACTTTAACGCCGGGAACTGTCGTTGTTGCGGTTAGTGATGATAAATCAAAGTTATACATTCATTCAATAGACTTCAGTGATATTGAATCTGAATGTGCATCAATAAAACATTCATTCGAAAAAGCGATAAAGGAGATTGGTATACAATGA
- a CDS encoding Na(+)/H(+) antiporter subunit B encodes MKKQHDNDVILQFCTLVVFFIIVMFAFSIFMNGHYLPGGGFVGGLLLSAALLIILIAYDIKTLYQIFPIDFKKMIGIGLIFCFATPLVSIFQGKPFFTHSFGELYIPVIGNIHYHTALFFDIGVMLVVIGTTITIILTIGENE; translated from the coding sequence ATGAAGAAACAACACGATAATGATGTGATATTACAATTTTGTACGCTCGTCGTGTTCTTCATTATTGTAATGTTCGCATTCTCTATATTTATGAATGGTCACTACTTGCCTGGTGGTGGTTTCGTCGGCGGTTTGTTACTGTCTGCTGCTTTACTTATAATCTTAATTGCATATGATATTAAAACGTTATATCAAATTTTTCCGATTGATTTTAAGAAAATGATAGGTATCGGGCTTATATTCTGTTTTGCTACACCGCTTGTGAGTATATTTCAGGGCAAACCATTTTTTACGCATTCATTCGGAGAGCTCTATATACCTGTAATCGGAAACATTCACTATCATACTGCATTATTTTTTGATATCGGTGTTATGCTCGTCGTAATCGGTACGACGATAACGATAATATTAACGATTGGAGAGAATGAATAA
- a CDS encoding YuzB family protein, whose product MNPIVEFCISNLAKGGQIVFDELSKDDNIDVLDYGCLTYCGQCSDSLYALVNGDIVTGDTPEALKENIYKHIKETWIF is encoded by the coding sequence ATGAATCCAATTGTAGAATTTTGTATATCTAATTTAGCTAAAGGTGGGCAAATCGTTTTTGATGAGTTATCAAAGGATGATAACATTGATGTATTAGATTATGGGTGCTTAACATATTGCGGACAGTGCAGCGATAGTTTATATGCACTCGTTAATGGCGATATTGTGACAGGTGATACACCGGAAGCTTTAAAAGAGAATATTTATAAACATATTAAAGAAACATGGATTTTTTAG
- a CDS encoding NAD(P)/FAD-dependent oxidoreductase has protein sequence MGFKRKKVVILGGGYAGLKTATKLQKLVSAQDCDITLINKNEYHYESTWLHEASAGTREYQDCLYPIASVLNQSKVDFVTAEVTKINKDDKTVETTKGTFNFDILVVALGFESETFGIEGMKEHAFQIENINTARRIATHIEERFANYANSAEKDEKDLAILVGGAGFTGIELLGELVERIPELCKEYNIDQSKVKVTCVEAAPKMLPMFSETLVKYVVNYLEARGVEFKIATPIVAANENGFVVKVNEQEEQLYANTVIWAAGVRGSKLMEESFEGVRRGRIVVREDLRIDGYDDIFVIGDCSAVMVGEGDNKRPLPTTAQIAMQQGEFTADAITKLLNNEKLSTFEYDDKGTVCSLGSNDGVGVVFGKEITGKKAAFMKKLIDTRAVFKIGGTGVAFKKGKFL, from the coding sequence ATGGGATTTAAAAGAAAAAAAGTTGTTATTTTAGGTGGGGGTTACGCAGGTCTTAAAACGGCTACAAAACTTCAGAAGTTAGTTAGCGCACAGGATTGTGATATTACATTAATCAACAAAAATGAATACCACTATGAATCTACATGGTTACATGAAGCGTCTGCAGGGACACGTGAATATCAAGATTGTTTATATCCGATTGCAAGTGTATTAAACCAATCTAAAGTTGATTTTGTTACTGCAGAAGTTACTAAAATTAACAAAGATGACAAAACTGTTGAAACTACTAAAGGTACATTTAACTTTGATATTTTAGTAGTTGCACTTGGTTTTGAATCTGAAACCTTTGGAATCGAAGGTATGAAAGAGCATGCTTTCCAAATCGAGAATATCAATACTGCACGCCGTATTGCGACACACATCGAAGAGCGTTTTGCTAACTATGCAAACAGTGCGGAAAAAGACGAAAAAGATTTAGCGATCCTAGTTGGTGGTGCTGGATTTACTGGTATTGAGTTATTAGGTGAATTAGTAGAACGTATTCCTGAATTATGTAAAGAATACAACATCGACCAATCTAAAGTTAAAGTAACATGTGTAGAAGCTGCACCGAAAATGTTACCGATGTTCTCAGAAACATTAGTGAAATACGTTGTAAATTATCTTGAAGCTCGTGGTGTTGAATTCAAGATTGCAACGCCTATCGTTGCTGCAAATGAAAATGGATTCGTTGTAAAAGTTAACGAGCAGGAAGAGCAGTTATATGCAAATACAGTAATCTGGGCTGCTGGTGTACGTGGTTCTAAATTAATGGAAGAATCATTTGAGGGTGTTCGTCGTGGACGTATCGTTGTACGTGAAGATTTACGTATCGACGGTTACGATGATATCTTCGTTATCGGTGACTGTTCAGCAGTTATGGTTGGTGAAGGCGATAACAAGCGTCCATTACCAACAACAGCTCAAATCGCAATGCAGCAAGGTGAGTTTACTGCAGATGCGATTACGAAATTATTAAATAACGAAAAATTATCTACATTTGAATATGACGATAAAGGAACAGTATGTTCTTTAGGTTCAAATGATGGTGTAGGTGTTGTATTCGGCAAAGAAATTACTGGTAAAAAAGCAGCATTCATGAAGAAATTAATCGATACACGTGCTGTATTCAAAATCGGTGGTACTGGTGTGGCATTCAAAAAAGGTAAATTTCTATAA
- the mnhG gene encoding monovalent cation/H(+) antiporter subunit G encodes MIETIVQITSIIFIMIGALLSCVSAIGLIRLPDVYTRAHAAGKSSTLGVMFMMFGVFLFFLARDHHFEPTLILAILFIFTTGPIGSHIIMRSAYYSGTKYTNSTIRDDLKEQK; translated from the coding sequence ATGATCGAAACAATCGTACAAATCACTAGCATCATCTTTATTATGATCGGTGCATTGCTATCTTGTGTGAGTGCTATTGGGTTGATCAGACTCCCGGATGTGTACACGAGAGCGCATGCAGCAGGTAAGTCATCTACGCTTGGTGTTATGTTTATGATGTTTGGTGTCTTTCTCTTTTTCTTAGCGAGAGATCACCATTTTGAACCGACGTTAATCCTTGCGATATTGTTTATCTTTACGACAGGTCCAATCGGTTCACATATAATTATGCGTAGCGCATATTACAGCGGTACAAAGTATACAAATAGCACGATTAGAGATGATTTAAAGGAACAGAAATAA
- a CDS encoding Na+/H+ antiporter family protein: MNAVLIAVLVMVVLSLCRLNVVLSLFIGALTGGLISGLGIDKTISTFSGGIVDGSEVALSYALLGGFAAILSYSGITDYFVEKIINMLKKDNTVKTRTVTKITILVSLIIMACMSQNILPVHIAFIPIIIPPLLSLFNELKIDRRLIAVILTFGLNFPYVLLPYGFGYIFHGIIKKAFDKAGQPIELSQIFPAMIIPSLGFVVGLLIAFVVYRKPREYKMIQSKEETTRKVLKPYVVFISIVAILATFIVQLTTESMIFGALAGILVFFISFAFDWKTLDDELVSGIKIMAYIGVVMLTANGFASVMSATGDVERLVADMVHFTHGSKAMTILFMLIVGLIVTLGIGSSFATIPIIAALFIPLGESIGLSTAAIIAVIGTAGALGDAGSPASDSTLGPTAGLNMDGQHNHIWDTCVPTFVLFNIPLIICGFIAAMIL; this comes from the coding sequence ATGAATGCAGTTTTAATTGCAGTATTAGTAATGGTAGTTTTAAGTTTATGCCGACTGAATGTCGTACTTTCATTGTTTATTGGTGCATTAACTGGAGGATTAATTTCTGGTTTAGGTATTGATAAAACAATCAGTACATTTTCTGGAGGCATCGTTGATGGTAGTGAAGTAGCATTAAGTTACGCATTACTTGGAGGATTTGCCGCAATATTATCTTATAGTGGTATAACGGATTATTTTGTTGAGAAAATCATTAACATGTTAAAGAAAGACAACACTGTTAAAACAAGAACAGTTACGAAGATTACGATTTTAGTGTCTTTAATTATTATGGCATGTATGTCACAAAACATTTTACCTGTGCACATTGCTTTTATCCCGATTATTATTCCGCCGCTTTTAAGTTTATTTAATGAACTGAAGATCGATAGACGTTTAATTGCGGTAATATTAACTTTTGGACTCAATTTTCCGTATGTTTTATTACCATATGGATTTGGATATATATTTCACGGTATTATTAAAAAAGCATTTGATAAAGCAGGACAACCGATTGAACTATCTCAAATTTTCCCTGCAATGATCATTCCTTCTCTAGGGTTCGTCGTCGGCTTACTGATTGCGTTTGTTGTATACAGAAAGCCACGTGAATATAAGATGATTCAGTCTAAGGAAGAAACGACGAGAAAAGTGTTAAAACCATATGTTGTATTTATTTCAATCGTTGCGATTTTAGCAACATTTATCGTACAGCTGACGACGGAATCAATGATTTTCGGTGCACTTGCAGGTATATTAGTGTTTTTCATCTCGTTTGCATTTGACTGGAAGACGCTTGATGATGAACTTGTTTCAGGCATTAAAATTATGGCATATATCGGTGTCGTAATGCTTACCGCTAATGGTTTTGCAAGTGTAATGTCAGCGACAGGGGATGTTGAGCGATTAGTTGCAGATATGGTGCACTTTACACACGGTTCTAAAGCGATGACGATATTATTCATGTTAATCGTCGGCTTAATCGTAACACTCGGTATCGGCTCATCATTTGCAACGATTCCAATTATTGCAGCATTATTTATTCCGTTAGGGGAATCAATCGGATTATCAACTGCGGCAATTATTGCGGTTATCGGTACAGCTGGTGCACTAGGTGATGCGGGTAGCCCGGCAAGTGATTCTACGCTAGGACCGACAGCTGGATTGAATATGGATGGTCAGCACAATCACATTTGGGATACTTGTGTACCAACATTTGTGCTCTTCAATATTCCACTCATCATTTGTGGATTTATTGCAGCAATGATATTATAG
- a CDS encoding Na+/H+ antiporter subunit D: MSNLVVMPIIIPAITAIILILIGKRPIIKRMVAFFGTLITFISAMIQFVHVYRNGTTYLELGNWKVPYSIVLVSDMFSSLLVVTTSLITLVMIFYSYQTIGKDRETYYYYTSVMFMLAGLNGAFTTGDIFNLFVFFEVFLISSYVLMIIGGTKIQLQESIKYILINVTSSAFFVLAIGMLYSVIGSLNMADISKRISTIENQDIIVVISILFIFIFATKAGMFPLYFWLPGAYYAPPIPILALFGALLTKVGVYAIYRTYSLFFSYSGPVVTNVLLVLSLLTIIFGCIGALAYFDMKKIIIYNIMIAVGVIIMGIVIFTKESTIGGIYYLLHDMIIKASLFMLVGVIIKITGETDIRNIGGLIKRYPVLGWTFFIAALSLAGIPPLSGFFGKYFIVKAAFMEGYTWSAIIILISSLVVLLSVIKIFIMVFFGDDKNKVYHPEPYYKTLVASVIMTAIAVLFGVGSEQLYPFIAQAAEHLYDPVTYVKALGVK, encoded by the coding sequence ATGAGTAATTTAGTTGTAATGCCGATAATCATACCAGCAATTACTGCAATTATATTAATATTAATCGGGAAGCGTCCGATTATTAAACGAATGGTTGCGTTTTTCGGAACATTAATTACATTTATAAGTGCAATGATTCAGTTCGTACACGTATATCGTAATGGCACAACGTATCTTGAGCTCGGAAACTGGAAAGTACCATACAGTATCGTTCTCGTCAGTGATATGTTTTCAAGCTTACTCGTTGTTACGACATCGTTAATAACGCTAGTCATGATATTTTATTCTTATCAGACAATCGGTAAAGACCGTGAAACTTATTATTACTACACGTCAGTAATGTTTATGCTGGCAGGTCTTAACGGTGCATTTACGACTGGTGATATTTTTAACTTATTCGTATTCTTTGAAGTGTTCTTAATTTCATCTTATGTACTGATGATTATCGGAGGTACGAAAATTCAGCTGCAGGAAAGTATTAAGTATATTTTAATAAACGTAACTTCTTCAGCGTTCTTTGTACTTGCTATAGGTATGTTATACTCTGTCATCGGTTCACTGAACATGGCAGATATTAGTAAACGTATATCTACAATTGAAAATCAGGATATTATCGTTGTAATTTCAATATTGTTTATCTTTATCTTTGCAACGAAAGCCGGAATGTTTCCGCTTTATTTCTGGTTACCTGGAGCGTACTACGCACCACCAATACCGATTCTTGCGTTATTCGGTGCGTTATTAACTAAAGTTGGTGTATATGCAATCTACAGAACATACAGCTTATTTTTCAGCTACTCAGGTCCGGTCGTAACGAACGTATTATTAGTACTAAGTTTATTAACGATTATATTCGGCTGTATCGGAGCATTAGCATACTTTGATATGAAGAAGATCATTATCTATAACATAATGATTGCTGTTGGTGTCATCATTATGGGAATCGTAATTTTCACGAAGGAATCAACTATTGGCGGTATATATTACTTACTGCACGATATGATTATTAAAGCGAGCCTATTCATGCTCGTAGGTGTTATCATCAAGATTACTGGTGAAACAGATATTAGAAATATTGGTGGTTTAATTAAACGTTACCCAGTGCTTGGCTGGACATTCTTTATTGCAGCTTTAAGTCTCGCAGGTATACCACCACTAAGTGGCTTCTTCGGCAAATATTTTATCGTGAAAGCAGCATTTATGGAAGGTTATACATGGAGTGCAATCATTATTCTGATCAGTAGTCTCGTTGTACTTCTATCTGTTATTAAAATTTTTATTATGGTATTCTTCGGTGATGATAAAAACAAAGTTTATCATCCTGAACCATATTATAAAACGTTAGTCGCTTCAGTAATTATGACTGCGATTGCTGTACTATTTGGAGTGGGCAGTGAACAACTCTATCCCTTTATTGCTCAAGCAGCAGAACATTTATACGATCCAGTGACTTACGTAAAAGCTCTGGGGGTGAAATAA
- a CDS encoding IS3 family transposase, translating into MESRVIKELRKDFKLNIVLEALKFPKSTYMYWQKQFDKENKDQKIENQIKEIFEENAMNYGYRRITGELRNRGYIINHKKVQRIMSKLNLKSISFTRKNRKYSSYKGKIGRIADNLVNRRFDTNIPYQKITTDTSEFKYHYLNENGLICTGKLYLDPFMDLFNREIISYSISKKPNAEGIMSALTKAVALTDACEFRRTFHSDQGWAYQMKKYRQKLKDNKIFQSMSRKGNCLDNSPMESFFSILKQEIFYGKVYESYEQLEAAIENYIWYYNNKRIKSKLEWKSPIGFRESRLNVKIA; encoded by the coding sequence ATCGAATCAAGAGTCATTAAAGAGCTCCGAAAAGATTTCAAATTAAACATTGTCCTTGAAGCACTGAAATTCCCAAAATCTACATATATGTATTGGCAGAAGCAGTTTGATAAAGAAAATAAGGATCAGAAAATAGAAAATCAAATAAAGGAAATTTTTGAGGAAAACGCCATGAATTATGGCTACAGAAGGATTACAGGTGAACTTAGAAATAGAGGATATATTATTAATCACAAGAAAGTTCAGAGAATCATGAGTAAATTGAATTTAAAATCAATCTCATTTACTAGAAAAAATAGAAAATATTCATCCTACAAAGGAAAAATTGGCCGTATCGCTGATAATTTGGTTAACCGTAGGTTTGATACAAATATTCCCTATCAGAAAATAACTACAGATACATCAGAGTTTAAATACCATTATCTTAATGAAAATGGTTTAATTTGTACTGGGAAGCTTTATCTTGACCCATTTATGGATTTGTTTAATAGAGAAATTATCTCATATAGTATATCCAAAAAGCCAAATGCAGAAGGTATTATGTCAGCACTTACAAAAGCTGTGGCATTAACAGATGCATGTGAGTTTAGAAGAACTTTTCATAGCGATCAAGGTTGGGCTTATCAGATGAAAAAATATAGGCAAAAGCTTAAAGATAATAAAATATTTCAGAGTATGTCCCGTAAGGGAAATTGTCTGGATAACTCGCCGATGGAGAGCTTTTTCAGTATTTTAAAACAGGAAATATTCTACGGAAAAGTTTATGAAAGTTATGAACAACTTGAAGCAGCAATTGAAAATTATATATGGTATTACAACAATAAGCGAATTAAATCAAAATTAGAATGGAAGAGCCCGATAGGGTTCAGAGAAAGTAGACTAAATGTAAAAATTGCATAA
- a CDS encoding Na(+)/H(+) antiporter subunit C, whose translation MEILIIILSGILVAAGVYLILSKSLLRIIIGSSIISHAVNLLLLTSGTLKNAASPIFTGGNKEYVDPIPQALILTAIVISFAVTAFFLVLAFRSYKELGTDNVADYKGVPDDE comes from the coding sequence ATGGAAATATTAATTATTATATTAAGTGGCATTCTTGTAGCTGCTGGCGTCTATTTAATTCTTTCTAAAAGTTTGCTTAGAATTATTATCGGTTCATCGATTATTTCTCACGCTGTAAACTTGCTATTACTTACGAGTGGGACGCTAAAAAATGCAGCCTCACCAATCTTTACCGGTGGGAACAAAGAATATGTCGATCCAATACCGCAGGCACTCATATTAACAGCAATCGTTATTAGCTTTGCGGTTACTGCATTCTTTCTCGTGCTTGCATTCCGTAGCTATAAAGAACTCGGCACTGATAATGTAGCAGATTACAAGGGGGTGCCAGACGATGAGTAA
- a CDS encoding Na(+)/H(+) antiporter subunit F1 codes for MINMDIIVIIALMLVSFAMLGILYRVIKGPALADRVVALDALGISLMAMIALFSVLLNTKYFISIIMLLAVLAFLGTTAFAKFIQKGEIVEYDRNNRTNH; via the coding sequence ATGATCAACATGGATATAATTGTAATAATTGCATTGATGCTAGTTTCTTTTGCGATGCTCGGTATATTGTATCGCGTTATTAAAGGTCCAGCACTTGCAGATCGCGTCGTTGCACTAGATGCACTTGGTATATCATTAATGGCGATGATTGCGCTATTCTCTGTATTACTTAACACAAAATATTTCATCAGCATTATTATGCTGCTTGCGGTACTTGCATTTTTAGGAACGACTGCATTTGCGAAGTTTATACAAAAAGGAGAGATTGTAGAATATGATCGAAACAATCGTACAAATCACTAG
- a CDS encoding PaaI family thioesterase has protein sequence MESIHQLFKQNNLMKHLKMKFQSFDGEVVIISMPVSDEVTQPFGYLHGGATVALCETAASLGSNLLTDKDEIPLGLEINANHIRSVNSGTVEVKARIIHKGRQTHIWQMEVMQGETLICISRATIAIKHKK, from the coding sequence ATGGAAAGTATTCATCAATTATTTAAACAGAACAACTTAATGAAGCACCTGAAAATGAAGTTTCAGTCGTTTGACGGGGAAGTCGTAATAATTTCGATGCCTGTATCAGATGAAGTTACACAGCCATTTGGCTATTTACATGGAGGTGCTACAGTTGCATTATGTGAAACTGCTGCATCACTCGGTTCAAATTTACTGACGGATAAGGATGAAATTCCATTAGGTCTTGAAATTAATGCGAATCATATTCGAAGTGTAAATAGTGGGACAGTGGAAGTTAAAGCGAGAATCATTCATAAAGGGCGTCAAACACATATTTGGCAAATGGAAGTCATGCAAGGTGAAACATTGATTTGTATCAGTCGTGCAACGATTGCAATAAAGCACAAAAAATAA